The following are encoded together in the Pelodiscus sinensis isolate JC-2024 chromosome 22, ASM4963464v1, whole genome shotgun sequence genome:
- the TLR4 gene encoding toll-like receptor 4 precursor (The RefSeq protein has 4 substitutions compared to this genomic sequence) has protein sequence MLGRGALSFPTCLVLSSAILFLSQLMACSFNPCVEVIPNITYRCMDLNLSGVPAEIPPSTENLDLSFNPLVSLTSNYFSEVPELRLLDLTRCHIQTIEDYAFKDLHKLLTLILTANPLQHLGPTAFYGLASLQRLIAVEDDISSLADLPIGHLHTLQELNVANNQVDSLKLPGYFSHLSLLRFLSLKSNRISSISTGDLAALQGEKKHNLTLVLSLNDIKCIQPGSFEGILLHELSLRACFENTGLMKACIQGLAGLQVNRLVLGEFRNIGRVEDFSNGLLDGLCQVQLQEFVFISFQRFDNCTDTLFDCLVNASTIRLVDLSLDQVSAVPTASRIHHLEFNTCKFIEVPAKKLSSFKELRVLRITNSKYLTGFREKFKDLPNLEVLDLSVNRLSFIQCCDSYLKRIPKLKHLNLSFNSIISVTGGLNITELVSLDFRHSKLNDFGSFPVFHCLGKLIYLDISYTSSHIASQCTFSGLKSLQVLKMAGNSFQDNNLGNSLMNLTQLLTLDVSSCKLTQVSPSTFKSLTKLQELNISHNKLLAFDPLAYKPLQALTVLDFSSNQLTVLTEKAMGSLPSCLVHLDLSYNLFDCSCNHLSFLKWAKEHGELLKSTQLMVCNNPVHMQNMSVLSFDLSSCHLSPVEWVMSVSVPFAGILFVILIYKYYFLLYYGLVLHSGCRRYTDRNDTYDAFVIHSSKDIEWVRKELAEKLEGGMPPFQLRLHYRDFIPGVPITTNIIQEGFLSSRRVIAVISNHFMESKWCSFELEIAQSWQFVDGKASLIMIVLEEVDKVLLRRKLELSRYLRRNTYLEWRDQEISRHLFWRQLRTALLDDKT, from the exons ATGCTTGGGAGAGGAGCTCTCTCCTTTCCAACCTGCTTAGTGCTGTCTTCTGCCATCCTTTTCCTGTCGCAGTTGATGGCCTGCAGCTTCAACCCCTGTGTGGAG GTGATCCCCAACATAACTTACAGATGCATGGATCTGAACCTCTCTGGAGTACCAGCTGAAATCCCACCTTCCACCGAGAACTTGGATCTCAGCTTCAACCCACTGGTGTCACTGACCTCAAATTATTTCTCCGAAGTGCCTGAACTGAGGTTGCTGGACCTCACTAG ATGTCACATCCAGACAATTGAAGATTATGCTTTTAAGGATCTGCATAAGCTGCTCACCTTGATTCTGACTGCAAATCCCCTCCAGCACCTGGGTCCAACAGCCTTCTATGGTTTGGCATCCCTGCAAAGGCTGATAGCTGTGGAAGACGACATATCCTCGCTAGCTGACCTGCCCATTGGACATTTACATACTCTGCAGGAGCTGAATGTGGCCAACAACCAAGTGGACTCTTTGAAGCTCCCCGGGTATTTCTCCCACTTGTCTCTTCTCCGGTTCCTGAGTCTGAAGTCCAACAGGATCTCATCTATCTCCACAGGAGACCTGGCTGCTTTACAGGGAGAGAAGAAGCACAACCTAACATTAGTCCTTTCACTCAATGATATAAAATATATTCAGCCGGGCTCCTTTGAGGGGATTCTTCTTCATGAGCTATCTCTGAGGGCTTGTTTTGAGAACACTGGTCTTATGAAGGCTTGCATCCAAGGCCTTGCTGGCTTGCAGGTCAACAGACTAGTGCTTGGGGAATTCAGGAACATAGGGAGAGTGGAGGACTTTAGTAATGGGCTCCTGGATGGACTGTGTCAGGTGCAGCTACAGGAGTTTGTGTTCATTAGCTTCCAGAGGTTTGATAATTGTACCGACACTCTCTTTGATTGCCTGGTCAATGCCTCCACTATTCGGCTGGTGGATCTCTCCCTCGATCAGGTGTCAGCGGTCCCAACTGCGTCCAGAATACACCACCTGGAATTCAACACCTGCAAGTTTATTGAGGTGCCTGCCAAGAAGTTGTCCTCCTTCAAAGAGCTGAGAGTGCTTCGGATCACCAATAGCAAATACCTCACTGGCTTCCGGGAGAAGTTTAAGGATCTGCCTAACCTGGAGGTCCTAGATCTGAGTGTGAACCGGCTCAGTTTCATTCAGTGCTGCGACTCATACCTGAAGCGGATACCAAAGTTGAAGCACTTAAACCTGAGCTTCAACTCCATCATCAGCGTGACCGGAGGCCTGAATATCACTGAGCTGGTGTCTCTGGACTTCCGCCATTCAAAGCTGAATGATTTTGGCAGCTTCCCTGTCTTTCACTGTCTTGGGAAACTCATCTACCTTGATATTTCCTACACCAGCTCTCACATTGCGTCCCAGTGTACGTTCAGTGGCTTAAAGTCCCTGCAAGTGCTCAAGATGGCTGGCAATTCCTTTCAGGACAACAATCTGGGCAACAGCCTCATGAACCTGACCCAGCTGCTCACCCTGGACGTTTCCAGCTGTAAGTTGACGCAGGTGTCTCCGAGCACATTCAAGTCCCTTACTAAATTGCAAGAGCTAAATATCAGCCACAACAAGCTGCTGGCCTTTGACCCCCTGGCCTACAAGCCTCTTCAGGCCCTCACTGTCCTGGACTTTAGCAGCAACCAGCTGACTGTCTTGACCGAAAAGGCTATGGAGAGCCTGCCGAGCTGCTTGGTCCACCTGGACCTCTCTTACAACCTGTTTGACTGCTCCTGTAACCACCTGAGCTTCCTGAAATGGGCCAAGGAGCATGGGGAGCTGCTCAAGAGCACCCAGCTGATGGTCTGCAACAACCCTGTGCACATGCAGAATATGAGTGTGCTGAGCTTCGACCTCTCCTCCTGCCATCTCAGCCCCGTTGAGTGGGTCATGTCGGTGAGCGTGCCCTTTGCTGGCATTCTGTTCGTGATCCTCATTTACAAGTACTACTTCCTCCTCTATTATGGGCTGGTGCTGCACAGCGGGTGCAGGCGCTACACGGACAGGAACGACACCTACGATGCCTTTGTCATCCACTCCAGCAAGGACATTGAGTGGGTGAGAAAGGAGCTGGCTGAGAAGTTggaggggggcatgcccccctttCAACTTTGCCTCCACTACCGGGACTTCATTCCAGGGGTGCCCATCACTACCAACATCATCCAGGAAGGGTTCCTAAGCAGCAGGAGAGTCATCGCTGTCATTTCCAACCACTTCATGGAGAGCAAGTGGTGCAGCTTTGAGTTGGAGATCGCCCAGTCCTGGCAGTTTGTAGACGGCAAAGCCAGTCTCATCATGATTGTCCTGGAGGAAGTGGATAAGGTGCTGCTGCGACGCAAACTGGGGCTGTCCCGCTACCTGCGGAGGAACACCTACCTTGAGTGGAGGGACCAGGAAATAAGCCGGCACCTCTTCTGGAGGCAGCTGAGGACAGCCTTGCTAGATGACAAAACATAG